Proteins co-encoded in one Gleimia hominis genomic window:
- a CDS encoding homoserine dehydrogenase, producing MATRPAKAINIAVLGAGTVGSQVIRLIQERREDLQRRSGLLWNLTAVLVRDLDAERDYDVPASLLTTDIDEALASADVVVELIGGIEPALDYVKRALKAGACVVTGNKALLAKHGPELFALAAANQVELQYEAAVAGAVPIVRALREGVAGDRVNRVLGIVNGTTNFILDRMSTTGAAYDEALAQAQALGYAEADPTADVDGLDAAAKCALMASLAFGCRVLIDDVYTEGIRAITPVQITRAREANMVIKLLAVAERRTTTTGEEGIDVRVHPALLPAGHPLASVSGAFNAIMLECEAAGELMFFGQGAGGVPTASAVLSDLVATAARHGHGQHPPSESHYEQFPVLPPQSTRVCYQVSLLINAADVSLSDVVGEFAQHGISIQCASQKQVSIQCASQNQVINAQPANPDLENTQVQSAERASVVLITNPTPESDLREALDALRSSPTGVQVESVIRVEGVA from the coding sequence ATGGCTACGCGCCCCGCGAAGGCGATAAATATCGCGGTTTTAGGAGCTGGTACGGTCGGATCCCAAGTGATCCGCTTGATCCAAGAGCGCCGGGAGGATTTGCAGCGGCGCAGTGGACTGCTGTGGAACCTCACGGCCGTGTTGGTGCGCGACCTGGATGCAGAACGCGACTATGATGTGCCCGCGAGTTTGCTCACTACCGATATCGATGAGGCACTAGCGAGCGCGGATGTTGTTGTGGAACTCATCGGGGGGATTGAACCGGCTCTCGACTATGTGAAACGCGCGTTGAAAGCGGGGGCGTGTGTGGTGACGGGCAACAAGGCGCTGCTTGCCAAACACGGTCCGGAGTTGTTTGCTCTGGCTGCCGCGAACCAGGTGGAGCTGCAGTATGAGGCCGCGGTTGCCGGGGCAGTACCGATTGTGCGTGCGCTACGTGAGGGAGTGGCGGGGGACCGGGTAAACCGCGTGCTTGGGATCGTGAATGGGACCACGAACTTTATTCTTGACCGCATGTCTACCACCGGCGCAGCCTACGATGAGGCTTTGGCGCAAGCGCAAGCACTAGGGTACGCGGAAGCGGATCCGACTGCGGACGTCGATGGTCTGGACGCGGCCGCTAAGTGCGCGCTGATGGCGTCGCTTGCGTTCGGCTGCCGCGTGCTCATCGATGATGTGTACACGGAGGGAATCCGCGCTATCACCCCCGTGCAGATCACCCGGGCGCGCGAGGCCAACATGGTGATTAAGCTCCTTGCGGTTGCCGAGCGGCGTACCACCACCACTGGGGAGGAGGGGATTGACGTGCGCGTTCACCCCGCCTTGCTGCCCGCAGGCCACCCGCTCGCATCCGTGTCGGGCGCGTTTAACGCGATCATGCTTGAGTGCGAAGCGGCCGGTGAGCTGATGTTTTTCGGTCAGGGCGCGGGCGGTGTGCCCACTGCTTCCGCCGTTCTCAGTGACCTGGTTGCCACGGCGGCGCGGCACGGACATGGGCAGCACCCGCCTTCAGAGTCGCATTACGAACAGTTTCCGGTTTTGCCGCCGCAAAGCACGCGGGTGTGCTACCAGGTGAGTTTGCTAATAAACGCCGCCGACGTCAGTTTGTCCGACGTTGTGGGCGAGTTTGCCCAGCACGGGATTTCGATCCAGTGCGCATCCCAGAAGCAAGTGTCGATCCAGTGCGCTTCCCAGAACCAAGTTATAAACGCGCAGCCGGCAAATCCTGACTTGGAAAATACGCAGGTGCAAAGCGCGGAACGGGCGAGTGTAGTCCTCATAACAAATCCGACTCCGGAATCAGATTTGCGTGAGGCCTTGGATGCGCTCCGTAGTTCCCCCACCGGGGTGCAAGTTGAGTCTGTTATCCGCGTTGAGGGGGTGGCGTAA
- the rpmE gene encoding 50S ribosomal protein L31, giving the protein MKQGIHPDYNEITVTCTCGNSFQTRSTLPGPDLRVDVCSNCHPFYTGKQKIMDTGGRVARFEARYGKRKK; this is encoded by the coding sequence ATGAAACAGGGTATTCACCCCGACTACAACGAGATCACGGTAACCTGCACGTGCGGGAACAGTTTCCAGACGCGTTCCACACTGCCAGGACCGGACTTGCGCGTAGACGTGTGCTCGAACTGCCACCCGTTCTACACGGGTAAGCAGAAGATTATGGATACGGGCGGTCGCGTTGCCCGCTTCGAGGCCCGTTACGGCAAACGCAAGAAGTAG
- a CDS encoding L-threonylcarbamoyladenylate synthase — MENIDATREALGAAQLKQIRQIVAEEGILVLPTDTVYGIGADPYSTDAVNAVLAAKGRGRQMPPPVLVADVESAEKVSAHVSSVARKLMEAFWPGGLTLILPTAKDLHYDLGDIKDTIAVRMPDNPVALQILRAVGPLAVTSANLTGQSPATDVDAARAYFQDKVDLYVDGGPTPGGVPSTIVDVTGEPKIVRSGVLDDTEVRRYWA; from the coding sequence ATGGAGAATATTGATGCCACGCGTGAGGCACTAGGTGCTGCTCAGTTGAAGCAAATTCGGCAGATTGTGGCCGAAGAGGGGATTTTGGTGCTGCCCACGGACACGGTTTACGGCATCGGTGCAGACCCCTATTCGACGGATGCGGTGAACGCGGTACTAGCGGCAAAAGGTCGCGGTAGGCAAATGCCCCCGCCCGTGCTCGTAGCCGACGTGGAAAGCGCCGAAAAAGTGAGCGCCCACGTGAGTTCCGTGGCGCGCAAACTCATGGAAGCGTTTTGGCCCGGCGGCCTCACCCTCATCCTTCCCACGGCGAAAGACTTGCACTACGACCTGGGGGACATCAAAGACACGATTGCGGTGCGGATGCCAGACAACCCCGTGGCGCTCCAGATTCTGCGTGCGGTTGGCCCGCTGGCCGTGACGTCGGCGAACTTAACGGGACAAAGCCCAGCCACGGACGTGGACGCGGCGCGCGCATACTTTCAAGACAAAGTCGACCTGTACGTGGATGGTGGGCCCACGCCAGGTGGGGTGCCCTCAACGATCGTGGATGTAACCGGCGAACCGAAAATCGTGCGCTCGGGGGTTCTAGATGACACGGAAGTTCGCAGGTACTGGGCCTGA
- the lysA gene encoding diaminopimelate decarboxylase: MNAVNAEPADRPDLWPWSAVRGDDGQLHFGGLPVSQILADIPTPVYVLDQADFKGRAYVWATAMAEEFWDGYGMNGGRAYYAVKALPSGYAMREAVSAGMGVDTASLGELTVALQAGAAPEDVGLHGNNKSDEELRLAIQTGPAGIGRIVIDSEDEVERIGEIARELGRRARVMVRVTTGVHAGGHEFVATGHADQKFGLSLAAGDAKRVAQRAAAHPDLQFVGLHAHIGSQVFELEAFVQSATRLVGLVKELQAGGVPCGELDLGGGYAVAYTAADPVAPSQRDVARRLAEVIRSECTSAGVPVPLVSIEPGRSVVAPSVVTLYRVGTVKPVPTESGRRIYVSVDGGMSDNIRPALYGARYSAILANRTSPAPLVDVRIVGKHCESGDIIAAHAALPQDVRRGDVLAVPVTGAYGHALASNYNLLPRPGTLGVENGHKQWIIYPEQISDLMVRDAFINERTAP, encoded by the coding sequence ATGAACGCAGTGAACGCAGAACCGGCGGACCGGCCCGACTTGTGGCCGTGGTCCGCCGTACGCGGTGACGACGGCCAACTGCACTTTGGGGGTCTGCCGGTGTCGCAGATACTTGCTGACATCCCCACCCCCGTGTACGTCCTCGACCAGGCGGACTTTAAAGGCCGCGCCTACGTGTGGGCCACCGCGATGGCGGAAGAGTTCTGGGACGGGTATGGGATGAACGGTGGCCGTGCCTACTACGCGGTGAAAGCGTTGCCCAGCGGCTACGCTATGCGCGAAGCAGTTTCAGCAGGCATGGGCGTGGACACTGCGAGCTTGGGTGAGCTCACAGTTGCGCTGCAAGCCGGGGCTGCGCCCGAAGACGTTGGGTTACATGGGAACAATAAGTCCGATGAGGAACTGCGCCTAGCGATTCAAACCGGTCCAGCGGGCATTGGTCGCATCGTCATTGACTCTGAGGATGAAGTGGAGCGTATCGGCGAGATTGCACGTGAACTGGGGCGGCGTGCCCGCGTAATGGTGCGTGTCACGACCGGGGTGCACGCGGGCGGACACGAATTTGTCGCAACGGGCCACGCAGATCAAAAGTTCGGCCTGTCGCTCGCGGCGGGGGATGCGAAACGTGTGGCGCAACGGGCGGCGGCGCATCCGGATTTGCAGTTCGTCGGCCTCCACGCGCACATTGGTTCACAGGTTTTTGAACTGGAAGCATTCGTGCAGTCCGCCACCCGCCTCGTGGGCCTTGTGAAAGAACTTCAAGCCGGGGGAGTTCCGTGCGGTGAACTAGATTTAGGGGGCGGCTACGCGGTCGCATACACGGCGGCGGATCCGGTGGCGCCGTCGCAGCGGGACGTTGCGCGCAGATTGGCGGAGGTAATCCGGAGCGAATGCACTAGCGCGGGCGTGCCCGTGCCATTGGTTTCCATCGAACCGGGCCGGTCCGTGGTGGCCCCAAGCGTCGTCACGTTATATCGGGTCGGCACCGTCAAACCCGTGCCCACAGAGTCGGGCCGGCGCATTTACGTAAGTGTGGATGGCGGAATGTCGGACAACATCCGCCCCGCCCTGTACGGGGCGCGCTACAGTGCGATCTTGGCGAATCGGACTTCACCCGCCCCGCTTGTGGACGTGCGGATCGTGGGGAAGCATTGTGAATCGGGCGATATCATTGCTGCTCACGCGGCGTTGCCACAAGACGTGCGCCGCGGTGACGTCCTCGCGGTCCCCGTGACGGGCGCGTACGGGCATGCGTTAGCATCAAACTACAACCTGCTGCCCCGGCCGGGCACCCTCGGAGTAGAGAACGGGCATAAACAGTGGATTATCTACCCGGAGCAGATTTCGGACCTGATGGTACGGGACGCGTTCATTAATGAACGCACCGCCCCGTGA
- the prfA gene encoding peptide chain release factor 1 has protein sequence MEIVSTYSHELEAVQPRLDEYHEVEQALADPEVLGDRVQSRKLAKRFSELGAVKNATDAFRSALEDLEAAQEMAQEDPSFADELPGLEQRLETAHDKFLKILIPRDPQDADDVILEVKAGEGGEESALFAADLARMYSRYAEAKGWKVKEMASTPTELGGFKDITLSIAAKGNVPPEEGVWAHLKYEGGVHRVQRVPVTESQGRVHTSAAGVLVVPEVEEDDDEVVIDKNDIRVDVFRSSGPGGQSVNTTDSAVRMTHLPTGIVVSMQNEKSQIQNREAAMRVLKARLAQLEREKKEAEAQAVRASQVRTVDRSERIRTYNFPENRIADHRTGYKAYNLSNVLEGELGPVIDSAIEMDEQQRMDEAGAGRADK, from the coding sequence ATGGAGATAGTGAGCACGTACAGCCACGAGTTGGAGGCCGTACAACCCCGGTTAGATGAATACCACGAGGTGGAACAGGCTTTAGCTGACCCTGAGGTCCTTGGTGACCGAGTACAGTCACGTAAACTCGCGAAACGATTCTCCGAACTGGGGGCCGTTAAAAACGCCACCGACGCGTTCCGTTCTGCTCTGGAGGACCTGGAGGCAGCGCAAGAAATGGCGCAGGAGGACCCGTCTTTCGCCGATGAGCTCCCCGGCTTGGAGCAGCGGTTAGAAACGGCGCATGACAAGTTCCTCAAGATCCTAATTCCACGCGACCCACAGGATGCGGACGACGTCATTTTGGAAGTCAAAGCTGGTGAGGGCGGGGAAGAATCCGCGCTGTTCGCCGCGGACCTGGCGCGCATGTACTCCCGATATGCGGAAGCGAAGGGGTGGAAGGTGAAGGAAATGGCTTCCACGCCGACGGAACTGGGTGGGTTCAAAGACATCACCCTGTCGATCGCAGCGAAAGGAAATGTGCCGCCTGAGGAGGGCGTCTGGGCGCATCTGAAGTACGAAGGTGGGGTGCACAGGGTGCAGCGCGTGCCGGTAACGGAGTCGCAGGGGCGCGTGCACACTTCCGCGGCGGGGGTTCTGGTGGTTCCCGAAGTGGAGGAAGATGACGACGAGGTCGTGATCGACAAGAACGATATCCGCGTGGACGTGTTCCGATCCTCCGGGCCAGGAGGGCAGTCAGTGAACACGACGGATTCGGCGGTGCGGATGACGCACTTGCCAACCGGCATCGTTGTGTCCATGCAGAACGAGAAGAGTCAGATTCAAAACCGCGAAGCCGCTATGCGGGTGCTGAAAGCCCGGTTGGCGCAGTTGGAACGCGAGAAGAAAGAGGCGGAAGCGCAGGCGGTGCGTGCTTCACAGGTGCGGACTGTTGACCGCTCTGAGCGGATCCGCACCTACAACTTCCCAGAGAACCGGATTGCCGACCACCGCACGGGGTACAAGGCGTACAATCTGTCGAACGTGCTGGAGGGCGAGTTGGGGCCCGTAATCGACTCCGCCATTGAGATGGATGAGCAGCAGCGCATGGATGAGGCTGGGGCTGGACGAGCGGATAAGTAG
- the atpB gene encoding F0F1 ATP synthase subunit A gives MATGILAAKPGIDDFFPDPILFEGTIFQMNRMVLIRIIATLALVLIFSTGAARAKIIPSKGQQLLEMPLLFVRDFVAVNNLGPNTGRKYAPLLTIIFLGVLFMNITGVIPGLNIAASSVVAVPIVFAVLSYIMFIGAGIKAQGVGKFFKSQLFPPGVPWPLYIILTPIEAFSTFIVRPATLVIRLLANMLAGHMMMAICFFGTHYLFFQATGFVKAAGALTLAGSIMFVAFEIFVAGLQAFIFTILTTVYIKMSVQSH, from the coding sequence TTGGCTACGGGAATATTAGCGGCCAAACCTGGGATCGATGATTTCTTCCCAGACCCGATTCTCTTCGAAGGCACGATCTTCCAGATGAACCGCATGGTGCTCATCCGCATCATCGCCACCCTCGCGCTCGTGCTGATTTTCTCAACTGGTGCGGCGCGCGCGAAGATCATTCCCTCAAAAGGCCAGCAACTGCTAGAGATGCCCCTGCTGTTTGTGCGGGACTTCGTCGCGGTTAACAACCTGGGGCCAAACACGGGCCGCAAATACGCGCCGCTGCTGACAATCATCTTCCTCGGCGTCCTGTTCATGAATATCACCGGCGTCATCCCGGGCCTCAACATCGCGGCGTCTTCCGTGGTGGCCGTGCCGATTGTATTCGCCGTACTGTCGTATATCATGTTCATTGGCGCGGGAATCAAAGCCCAAGGTGTGGGCAAGTTCTTCAAATCTCAGCTGTTCCCACCCGGCGTGCCCTGGCCGCTGTACATCATTTTGACGCCAATCGAAGCGTTCTCAACATTCATTGTGCGGCCCGCAACGCTGGTTATCCGTCTGCTCGCCAACATGCTGGCTGGGCACATGATGATGGCCATCTGCTTCTTCGGCACCCACTACCTATTCTTCCAAGCAACCGGATTCGTTAAAGCCGCGGGCGCACTGACCCTAGCGGGGTCAATCATGTTCGTGGCGTTCGAAATATTCGTGGCCGGTCTGCAGGCGTTCATCTTCACGATCCTCACGACCGTGTACATCAAGATGTCTGTCCAAAGCCATTAG
- the thrB gene encoding homoserine kinase codes for MRLVNDQVTVRVPATSANLGPGYDSYGLALSMYNEVSMRATTGSTRVQVRGVGAGELPDGEDNLIVRALRAGLDYLDVSQVGVDMVTTNRIPQGAGLGSSAAAIVAGLSIARGLVGPEAMSDQTVFQLATELEGHPDNVAPAVFGGATFAWITTEAPKSNGTAEQVARVVRVEPPETIKPTVLVPPYSLATRKAREALPRTVAHPDAAFNVGRAGLLALVMAGVADTRYLFEATEDKLHQDARAECMPASHALVTFLREQGMPAVISGAGPTVLILGELSAQQQEDAAASGWRVHRLDVCNQGTSIEARRKS; via the coding sequence ATGCGTTTAGTTAACGACCAAGTGACCGTGCGGGTGCCGGCAACGAGCGCTAACTTAGGGCCCGGCTACGACTCATATGGGTTAGCGCTCAGCATGTATAACGAAGTGTCGATGCGCGCAACCACCGGCAGCACGCGGGTGCAGGTGCGGGGCGTGGGCGCTGGTGAGCTTCCCGATGGGGAAGACAATCTGATTGTCCGCGCCTTGCGAGCAGGGCTCGACTACCTGGACGTGTCCCAGGTTGGAGTTGACATGGTGACGACCAACCGGATTCCTCAGGGAGCGGGATTGGGATCGTCCGCCGCAGCGATTGTGGCCGGACTTTCCATTGCTCGAGGCCTGGTGGGCCCCGAAGCCATGTCAGACCAAACCGTGTTCCAGTTAGCTACCGAACTTGAAGGACATCCCGATAACGTGGCGCCCGCCGTGTTCGGGGGCGCCACTTTCGCGTGGATTACAACCGAAGCTCCAAAGAGTAACGGCACTGCCGAGCAGGTGGCCCGCGTGGTTCGCGTGGAACCTCCTGAAACAATTAAACCAACTGTTTTAGTTCCCCCGTATTCACTGGCGACCCGAAAGGCACGCGAAGCTCTGCCGCGCACAGTAGCGCATCCCGACGCCGCGTTTAACGTGGGCCGAGCGGGACTACTCGCGCTTGTAATGGCGGGAGTGGCGGACACTCGTTACTTATTTGAAGCAACTGAAGATAAATTGCATCAAGACGCCCGGGCAGAATGCATGCCCGCCTCCCACGCACTCGTCACGTTCTTGCGAGAACAAGGAATGCCCGCCGTTATTTCCGGAGCGGGGCCAACCGTCCTGATACTGGGCGAGTTGAGCGCGCAGCAACAAGAAGATGCGGCAGCCAGCGGGTGGCGCGTACACCGTTTAGACGTGTGTAACCAAGGTACGAGCATCGAAGCGCGACGAAAATCATAA
- the atpE gene encoding ATP synthase F0 subunit C: MTGTLAAIGYGLATLGPGIGLGLMIGKTQEATARQPEVASTLATNMYIGMALIEALGLIGLVPLFVG, encoded by the coding sequence ATGACTGGTACTCTCGCAGCGATCGGGTACGGCCTAGCGACCCTCGGCCCCGGTATTGGCCTGGGCCTCATGATTGGCAAGACCCAAGAGGCTACCGCACGGCAGCCAGAAGTTGCCTCCACCCTAGCCACGAACATGTACATCGGTATGGCGTTGATTGAGGCCTTGGGTCTGATTGGCCTAGTCCCACTGTTCGTAGGTTAA
- a CDS encoding MraY family glycosyltransferase, whose product MLPYVAITCVAALVTVIVTGVCRKVAWRFKILTPVRERDVHTEPIPRLGGIGIATGFIASLALAAGLPAFAGLFADRQLWTLMVGTAAIALLGLVDDIWELDWAAKLAGQILVAGGLAYGGVQLISIPLFGVSVGSSRLSLLLTVLIFVTFINAVNFVDGLDGLASGIIAISAVAFFLYCLLLEGSSGLISYITPAKLTIAALLGACLGFLPHNFHPARIFMGDSGSMSLGVIVAAADVMVTGQLNPAVLGNRQILAAILPIALALLVVAIPLLDMILAVLRRLARGQSPFKADRGHLHHRLLRRGHSHRWVVFIMYLWTAVILFPTVALIQFSPPLVAAITAPVILALLALTANVFSGFTIKPRRKRNHDHA is encoded by the coding sequence ATGTTGCCCTACGTTGCGATCACCTGCGTGGCAGCGCTCGTCACTGTGATAGTTACGGGCGTGTGCCGAAAGGTGGCGTGGCGGTTTAAGATTCTCACCCCGGTTAGAGAACGTGACGTTCACACCGAACCGATCCCACGTTTAGGCGGCATCGGAATCGCCACCGGGTTCATCGCGAGCCTCGCGCTCGCCGCCGGGCTCCCCGCTTTCGCCGGCCTGTTCGCAGACCGGCAGCTGTGGACACTCATGGTCGGCACCGCCGCGATCGCACTGCTCGGCCTCGTCGATGACATCTGGGAGTTGGATTGGGCGGCGAAACTCGCCGGACAAATCCTAGTTGCCGGCGGCCTCGCTTACGGGGGAGTGCAGCTAATTTCGATTCCCCTATTCGGCGTCAGCGTCGGCTCCTCCCGCCTGTCCTTGCTCCTCACCGTCCTCATTTTTGTCACGTTCATAAACGCCGTGAACTTCGTTGACGGTTTAGACGGGTTAGCGTCGGGCATTATTGCGATAAGTGCGGTCGCGTTTTTTCTGTACTGCCTCTTACTTGAGGGTAGCTCGGGTTTAATCAGTTACATCACTCCTGCGAAACTCACCATCGCTGCCCTCCTGGGCGCGTGTTTAGGATTCCTTCCGCACAACTTCCACCCGGCCCGAATTTTCATGGGCGACAGTGGTTCCATGAGTCTGGGGGTAATCGTGGCTGCGGCGGACGTAATGGTCACGGGACAGCTGAACCCCGCGGTGCTGGGCAACCGGCAGATCCTCGCGGCGATCCTCCCGATTGCACTTGCTCTCCTGGTGGTTGCGATTCCTCTGCTCGACATGATCCTGGCGGTCCTGCGCCGCCTGGCCAGGGGGCAATCACCGTTCAAAGCCGACCGCGGGCACTTGCATCACCGGCTGTTACGCCGCGGGCATTCACACCGCTGGGTGGTGTTCATCATGTACTTGTGGACCGCCGTGATTTTGTTTCCTACAGTCGCGCTAATCCAGTTCAGCCCCCCGCTCGTCGCCGCTATCACGGCGCCGGTGATACTCGCACTCCTGGCGCTAACTGCTAACGTGTTCTCAGGATTCACAATCAAACCAAGGCGAAAGAGGAACCATGACCACGCGTAA
- the rho gene encoding transcription termination factor Rho: protein MRLAQLRELAEEMNLPVTDKMRRPELIDAIRAAGGGGKRGRPRKTETEAKQTSQTPAGSTKTNGQQPQKGEGKPQEHGKEDAHASRGNSRRRRNQSAGEANAKDIQLDVKKELGSQHRDNKHDQHKEGDHATSDSSSNVSELSDIKLPSADNKQDDSRNDGRNSRRRNRNNDNNRDDDRGGRRRRGRDRGKRRNGRDDAPEIREDDVLIPIGGILDVQENHAFIRTSGYLQGPNDVYVTLGNVRRWNLRPGDAVVGAVRQPRENERPRQRYNALVKVDTVNGLTVDQAGQRREFNKLTPLYPTEQLRLETTPKAITPRIIDLVSPIGKGQRGLIVSPPKAGKTTVMQQIANAIAQNNPEVHLMVVLVDERPEEVTDMQRTVKGEVIASTFDRPATDHTAVAELAIERAKRLVELGQDVVVLLDSLTRLGRAYNLASPASGRILSGGVDASALFPPKRFFGAARNIEEGGSLTIVASALVETGSKMDEVIFEEFKGTGNMELRLSRDLAERRIFPAVDVNASGTRREEVLFKKEELQIMWRLRRVLGTLEQQPALELVLDRLKDTQSNAEFLMMVAKTMPNK from the coding sequence ATGCGCCTGGCACAACTGCGCGAACTAGCAGAAGAAATGAACCTGCCAGTAACCGATAAGATGCGGCGTCCAGAACTCATCGACGCGATCCGCGCCGCCGGGGGAGGCGGCAAACGAGGACGACCGCGCAAAACGGAAACTGAAGCGAAACAAACTTCCCAAACCCCAGCGGGCTCGACCAAAACAAACGGCCAGCAGCCGCAAAAAGGCGAGGGGAAACCTCAGGAACACGGAAAAGAAGACGCGCACGCCAGTAGAGGCAACTCGCGCCGCCGTCGCAACCAGAGCGCGGGCGAGGCGAACGCTAAAGATATTCAGCTGGATGTGAAAAAAGAACTTGGTTCGCAGCACCGCGACAACAAACACGACCAGCACAAAGAAGGCGACCACGCGACTTCTGACTCGTCATCAAACGTGTCGGAACTGAGCGACATTAAACTCCCTTCTGCCGATAACAAGCAGGACGATTCCCGTAACGACGGGCGGAACAGCCGCCGGCGAAATCGCAACAACGACAATAATCGCGATGACGACCGCGGGGGACGCCGCCGGCGCGGACGCGACCGGGGTAAACGCCGCAATGGTCGCGACGACGCCCCTGAAATCAGGGAAGACGACGTGCTGATCCCCATTGGGGGCATCCTCGACGTGCAGGAAAACCACGCGTTCATCCGCACATCTGGTTACCTGCAGGGGCCGAACGACGTGTACGTAACCCTCGGGAACGTGCGCCGGTGGAACCTCCGCCCAGGTGACGCCGTGGTGGGGGCGGTGCGGCAGCCACGCGAAAACGAGCGGCCGCGCCAGCGGTACAACGCGTTAGTGAAAGTTGACACGGTGAATGGCTTGACGGTTGATCAAGCTGGGCAGCGCCGCGAGTTCAACAAACTCACCCCGCTTTACCCCACGGAACAGCTGCGGTTAGAAACCACGCCGAAAGCCATCACCCCAAGGATCATCGACCTGGTTTCCCCAATCGGGAAGGGGCAGCGCGGTCTCATCGTCTCCCCACCGAAGGCCGGCAAGACCACGGTGATGCAGCAGATCGCAAACGCGATTGCGCAAAACAACCCGGAGGTACACCTGATGGTCGTGCTCGTAGACGAGCGGCCAGAAGAGGTTACCGACATGCAGCGCACCGTTAAAGGGGAAGTGATTGCCTCGACGTTCGACCGGCCGGCAACGGATCACACGGCCGTTGCAGAACTGGCGATTGAGCGGGCGAAACGACTTGTGGAACTCGGGCAAGACGTAGTGGTACTGCTGGATTCGCTGACCCGACTGGGGCGGGCTTACAACCTCGCTTCCCCGGCGTCTGGGCGAATCTTGTCCGGTGGTGTGGATGCGTCCGCTCTGTTCCCACCGAAGCGTTTCTTCGGTGCCGCTCGCAATATTGAAGAGGGCGGATCCCTCACGATCGTCGCATCCGCACTGGTGGAAACCGGTTCGAAGATGGACGAAGTGATTTTCGAGGAGTTCAAAGGTACCGGCAACATGGAACTGCGGTTGTCTCGCGACCTCGCCGAACGACGCATCTTCCCAGCTGTGGACGTGAATGCTTCGGGCACGCGGCGTGAGGAAGTCCTGTTTAAGAAGGAAGAGCTGCAGATCATGTGGCGGTTGCGCCGCGTGCTCGGCACGTTGGAGCAGCAGCCCGCACTGGAACTGGTGTTGGATCGTCTGAAAGACACGCAGTCTAACGCGGAGTTTTTGATGATGGTCGCTAAGACCATGCCGAACAAGTAA
- the prmC gene encoding peptide chain release factor N(5)-glutamine methyltransferase, with amino-acid sequence MAELTQALWIQSVQQLRGSGIESAEADATAIFVEVLAAPRFLWPLETPRVEAEQIRQMVTDRARRRPLQHVLGRMYFLGLELKAGPGVFCVRPETEYMTDWALRHLPMRRALDLCTGSGAIALAIAAKNKIPVKAVELDARALDYARANGAALDLEVEWVRGDATAFNPALGLFDLVVSNPPYIPQRDLPAETDWDPRIALWGGGESGMQIPEQIITVAFQYLRGGGYLVMEHDDTQGKACAQVANEIGFEDVEIHRDLAGRERFISARKPG; translated from the coding sequence TTGGCAGAGCTCACCCAGGCACTGTGGATCCAGTCGGTGCAGCAGCTGCGCGGCAGCGGGATCGAGTCAGCTGAGGCGGATGCGACCGCCATTTTTGTGGAGGTCCTGGCTGCCCCGCGGTTCTTATGGCCCCTGGAAACACCTCGGGTGGAGGCAGAGCAGATCCGCCAGATGGTTACCGACCGGGCCCGCCGCCGGCCACTGCAGCACGTGTTGGGCCGCATGTATTTTCTGGGTTTGGAACTAAAAGCTGGGCCCGGGGTGTTTTGTGTGCGGCCCGAAACGGAGTACATGACGGACTGGGCGTTGCGCCACCTGCCGATGCGCCGCGCATTAGACCTGTGCACTGGTTCAGGGGCGATCGCACTGGCAATTGCCGCCAAGAACAAGATCCCGGTAAAAGCGGTGGAGCTCGATGCCCGCGCCTTGGATTATGCGCGCGCGAACGGTGCTGCTCTCGATCTGGAGGTGGAATGGGTCCGTGGTGACGCCACCGCGTTCAACCCCGCACTGGGCTTGTTTGACCTGGTCGTGTCGAACCCGCCGTATATTCCCCAGCGGGACCTACCCGCAGAAACCGACTGGGATCCACGCATCGCCCTGTGGGGCGGTGGGGAGAGTGGCATGCAGATTCCCGAGCAGATCATCACGGTTGCCTTCCAGTACTTGAGGGGCGGCGGGTACCTCGTGATGGAACACGACGATACGCAAGGTAAAGCTTGTGCCCAAGTGGCGAATGAAATCGGTTTTGAGGATGTTGAGATCCACCGGGACTTGGCGGGTCGCGAGCGGTTCATATCCGCTCGGAAGCCAGGTTGA